One Maribacter cobaltidurans genomic window carries:
- a CDS encoding bifunctional metallophosphatase/5'-nucleotidase has translation MDRRQFVAQTMAGSVLLSAGGLSLGSCSDRKKHLTVLHTNDVHSHIDPFPVDHADFPGLGGLARRAGLVQSIREENPNTLLLDAGDIFQGTPYFNFYGGELEFKLMSKLKYDASTIGNHDFDNGIDGLLAQIPYASFDFLIANYDFSNTVLDGYTKPYKTYLRDGIKVGIYGIGIQLAGLVTKKLYKETEYLDPYEIALDMETQLRETEKCDVVICLSHLGYSYENENKPDDLTLAQRTQHTDLIIGGHTHTFLERPTIVTNAGGRDILVNQVGCFGVNLGRIDFYFDADGAKAQGVTISV, from the coding sequence ATGGATAGAAGACAATTTGTTGCACAAACGATGGCGGGGTCGGTTTTGCTATCGGCAGGTGGCCTTTCCCTAGGTTCCTGTTCGGACAGAAAAAAACACTTGACCGTTCTGCACACCAATGACGTGCATAGCCACATTGACCCTTTTCCCGTGGATCATGCAGACTTTCCCGGATTGGGAGGGCTGGCCCGCAGGGCAGGTTTGGTTCAAAGCATACGGGAAGAAAATCCAAATACCCTGCTTTTGGATGCCGGTGATATTTTTCAGGGTACCCCCTATTTTAATTTTTACGGAGGCGAACTGGAATTTAAGTTGATGAGCAAATTAAAATATGACGCCTCAACGATAGGGAACCACGATTTTGATAATGGCATTGACGGTCTTTTGGCCCAAATCCCCTACGCCAGTTTTGATTTTCTTATCGCCAATTACGATTTTTCCAATACCGTTTTGGACGGTTACACAAAACCCTACAAAACCTATTTACGAGATGGTATCAAAGTGGGTATATATGGCATCGGTATTCAACTGGCCGGTTTGGTAACCAAAAAATTGTACAAGGAAACCGAATATCTGGATCCTTATGAAATTGCCTTGGATATGGAAACACAGTTAAGGGAAACAGAAAAGTGCGATGTGGTCATTTGCCTCTCCCATTTGGGCTATAGCTACGAAAACGAAAATAAGCCGGACGACCTTACCCTGGCTCAACGAACCCAACACACCGATCTGATTATTGGGGGCCATACCCACACCTTTTTAGAACGGCCCACCATAGTGACCAATGCCGGCGGACGTGATATTTTAGTGAACCAAGTGGGGTGTTTTGGAGTAAACCTGGGCCGGATCGATTTTTATTTTGACGCCGATGGCGCCAAGGCCCAAGGAGTCACCATTTCCGTTTAA
- a CDS encoding DNA-directed RNA polymerase subunit omega — MNMNDLKNSKAPVSTVTINRNEFDAPTDNIYEAISIAAKRAVQINSEIKKELLEKLEEFATYSDSLEEVFENKEQIEVSKFYEKLPKPHALAVEEWLNDKIYHRNTEKDA; from the coding sequence ATGAACATGAACGATTTAAAAAACTCCAAAGCGCCCGTATCAACGGTAACCATCAACAGAAACGAGTTTGATGCCCCTACCGATAATATCTATGAGGCCATTTCCATTGCCGCCAAGCGTGCCGTGCAAATCAATTCCGAAATCAAAAAGGAATTATTGGAAAAACTGGAGGAGTTCGCCACCTATAGCGATAGCTTGGAGGAGGTTTTCGAAAACAAGGAGCAAATTGAAGTCTCCAAGTTTTATGAAAAGCTACCCAAACCCCATGCTCTGGCCGTAGAGGAATGGTTGAACGATAAAATTTACCACAGAAATACGGAGAAAGACGCATAG
- the dapA gene encoding 4-hydroxy-tetrahydrodipicolinate synthase — protein sequence MEKLKGTGVALITPFTAEGHVDVEALAEIVSFNINGGVDYLVALGTTAESVTLTKYEKKQVIDTIVAANNGQLPLVIGIGGNNTAALVEELQTMDLSSFDAVLSVSPYYNRPTQEGIYQHFKAISEASPLPIILYNVPGRTGSNMLPSTTLRLARDFENIVAIKEACGNMVQVMELIDHRPEGFLVLSGDDITALPTILAGGEGVISVIGQGLPLEFSQMVGLGMDGKNDEAYHLHYMLQEGMGLIFEEGNPAGIKAIFEILGMCRASVRLPLLEATPGLKNKIANFIASLTRVPA from the coding sequence ATGGAAAAGTTAAAGGGAACAGGTGTGGCATTGATAACCCCGTTTACGGCTGAAGGCCATGTAGACGTGGAGGCTTTGGCGGAAATAGTCTCTTTTAACATAAATGGCGGAGTGGATTATTTGGTGGCCTTGGGCACAACGGCAGAATCTGTCACCCTAACCAAGTACGAAAAAAAACAGGTCATTGATACCATAGTGGCCGCCAATAATGGCCAATTGCCTTTGGTGATTGGGATTGGGGGCAACAATACGGCGGCTCTCGTAGAGGAACTACAGACCATGGACCTTTCCAGTTTTGATGCGGTTCTTTCCGTTTCGCCTTATTACAACAGACCTACCCAAGAAGGTATTTACCAACATTTTAAGGCTATTTCAGAAGCTTCCCCATTACCCATAATCCTTTACAATGTTCCTGGCAGGACCGGCAGTAACATGTTACCGAGTACTACCTTGCGCCTAGCACGGGATTTTGAGAATATCGTGGCTATTAAGGAAGCCTGTGGTAACATGGTCCAGGTCATGGAATTGATAGACCATAGACCGGAAGGATTTTTGGTACTTTCTGGTGATGACATAACGGCGTTGCCCACCATATTGGCAGGCGGGGAAGGGGTGATTTCCGTCATAGGACAAGGATTGCCCTTGGAATTTTCTCAAATGGTGGGTCTGGGAATGGACGGTAAAAATGATGAGGCCTATCATTTACATTATATGCTACAGGAGGGTATGGGCCTTATTTTTGAGGAAGGTAACCCTGCTGGTATCAAGGCGATATTTGAGATATTAGGTATGTGTCGGGCATCGGTAAGACTGCCGTTGTTGGAGGCTACCCCGGGTTTAAAGAACAAAATAGCCAATTTTATAGCTTCGCTTACAAGAGTTCCTGCATAG
- the porD gene encoding type IX secretion system protein PorD: protein MRKLFPVLILFFTFVSLHAQELNCTVTINSDQVSQTNQQIFKTLERSLSDFVNKNKWTNRVYKENERVNAQMFITITDYESDRFSGNIQIQSSRPVYNTSYESPVFNYKDNQLNFQYIEFQPLVFNENVFESNLVAVVAYYVYVILGLDADTFSLEGGTDYYRKAQSIVTQAQGSNYSGWAQTTDRSRFELVDNLLSNTYKEYRVAMYNYHRKGLDILADNNSTGKQIIAGTMKLFETMINRRPNAFLIQTFFDAKSEEIQNIFSDGPKVDIVKLKETLNKIAPLYSSTWNDIKY, encoded by the coding sequence ATGCGTAAGCTGTTTCCCGTTTTAATTCTATTTTTCACCTTTGTTTCGCTTCATGCGCAGGAATTGAACTGTACGGTAACGATAAATTCCGATCAGGTCTCCCAGACCAATCAGCAAATATTTAAAACCTTGGAGCGCTCCTTGAGTGATTTTGTGAACAAGAATAAGTGGACCAATAGGGTCTACAAGGAAAATGAACGAGTCAACGCTCAAATGTTCATTACGATTACGGACTATGAATCTGACCGATTTAGCGGTAATATTCAAATACAGTCCTCACGCCCCGTTTACAATACTTCGTATGAAAGTCCGGTGTTTAATTACAAGGACAATCAATTGAACTTTCAATACATAGAATTCCAACCTTTGGTATTCAATGAAAATGTATTTGAGTCCAATCTAGTGGCCGTAGTGGCTTACTATGTGTACGTGATTTTAGGCTTGGATGCCGATACTTTTTCTTTGGAAGGTGGTACCGATTATTACAGAAAGGCACAGAGCATAGTGACCCAGGCCCAGGGAAGTAATTATTCCGGCTGGGCACAAACTACCGATAGAAGTCGGTTTGAATTGGTAGACAATTTGCTTTCCAATACCTATAAGGAGTACAGGGTTGCCATGTATAATTACCATAGAAAGGGCTTGGATATTTTAGCGGACAACAACAGTACCGGTAAGCAGATTATTGCAGGTACCATGAAATTGTTTGAAACTATGATCAACAGAAGGCCCAATGCTTTTTTGATACAGACGTTCTTCGATGCCAAGTCAGAAGAAATCCAAAATATCTTTTCAGATGGTCCCAAGGTAGATATCGTTAAGTTAAAGGAGACCCTCAACAAAATTGCTCCTTTATATTCCAGTACCTGGAACGATATTAAATATTAA
- the coaBC gene encoding bifunctional phosphopantothenoylcysteine decarboxylase/phosphopantothenate--cysteine ligase CoaBC has product MLNGKNILLGITGGIAAYKTTFLVRLLIKAGANVKIVLTESASSFVSPLALATLSKNPVVSNFVKTENNTTDWNNHVELGLWADLMLIAPATANTLSKMANGASDNLLLACYLSAKCPVFFAPAMDLDMYQHPSTKNSLETLQSFGNIMIPATSGELASGLHGEGRMAEPEDIVTFIKNYLSDGLPLKEKKVLITAGPTYEAIDPVRFIGNHSSGLMGFELARAAAALGANVVLVSGPSKYDVKDDGIRLIRVVSAEEMYEEAHPHFSESDIVICAAAVADYRPKNKSEQKIKKSDTDLEIQLVRNRDILYSFGQEKQSQYLVGFALETENEIENAKEKLKRKNLDAIVLNSLNDQGAGFGGNTNKISFIDTNLDIQTFELKTKADVAKDILYEIVKRRYA; this is encoded by the coding sequence ATGTTGAACGGCAAAAACATCCTCTTAGGCATTACCGGAGGGATTGCCGCGTACAAAACGACGTTTCTTGTTCGTTTATTGATAAAGGCTGGCGCTAACGTTAAGATTGTTCTTACCGAGAGCGCCAGCTCCTTTGTTTCCCCATTGGCCCTTGCCACGCTTTCCAAAAATCCAGTAGTATCCAATTTTGTTAAGACGGAAAACAATACTACGGATTGGAACAACCATGTGGAATTGGGACTTTGGGCCGATTTGATGTTGATTGCCCCGGCAACGGCAAATACCTTGTCCAAAATGGCCAATGGTGCATCGGATAACCTCTTGTTAGCCTGCTATCTCTCCGCTAAATGTCCCGTTTTTTTTGCCCCTGCCATGGATTTGGATATGTACCAACATCCATCGACCAAAAATTCCCTTGAGACGTTACAATCTTTTGGTAATATTATGATACCTGCCACTTCAGGGGAATTGGCAAGTGGCCTCCATGGAGAAGGAAGAATGGCCGAGCCTGAAGATATTGTCACTTTTATCAAAAATTATCTATCGGATGGGCTGCCTCTAAAAGAAAAAAAAGTCCTGATAACCGCTGGACCTACCTATGAGGCCATTGATCCCGTACGTTTTATAGGAAACCATTCCTCCGGATTAATGGGCTTTGAATTGGCGCGGGCGGCGGCAGCTCTGGGTGCGAATGTGGTTTTGGTATCCGGACCTTCAAAGTATGATGTAAAGGATGACGGTATCCGGTTGATCAGGGTGGTTTCTGCAGAGGAGATGTATGAAGAAGCCCATCCCCATTTTTCGGAGTCCGATATTGTGATATGTGCTGCAGCGGTGGCCGATTATAGACCAAAGAACAAATCAGAACAAAAAATTAAGAAGTCCGATACGGATTTGGAAATACAATTGGTAAGGAATAGGGATATTTTGTATTCCTTCGGGCAGGAGAAACAATCGCAGTATTTGGTAGGTTTCGCCCTGGAAACCGAGAACGAAATCGAAAACGCCAAGGAAAAGCTAAAGCGCAAGAATTTGGACGCCATCGTGTTGAATTCATTAAATGACCAAGGTGCAGGATTTGGAGGGAATACCAATAAAATTAGCTTTATAGATACCAATTTGGATATCCAAACGTTTGAATTAAAAACCAAGGCCGATGTGGCCAAGGATATTCTATATGAAATCGTTAAAAGACGTTATGCGTAA
- a CDS encoding tyrosine-type recombinase/integrase — protein sequence MAHIFRHGFTTHLRNYKLDFRQIQVILGHGWSKTMEIYSHVATNTFKSIENPLD from the coding sequence TTGGCCCATATCTTTCGCCATGGCTTTACTACTCATTTACGGAACTATAAGTTGGACTTTAGGCAGATACAAGTGATTTTAGGACATGGATGGAGCAAGACGATGGAAATTTACTCCCATGTGGCCACCAATACTTTCAAATCAATCGAAAATCCATTAGATTAG
- a CDS encoding DUF6913 domain-containing protein, producing the protein MFLKGIKDKFKQKSGLKYIKQELEKPVNKSTGKKGIRSLGCIVDLDKFDKSDLFYQFLDDFSLRPNAVKIIGYKSFYDKNSPYSTPIFSDKDLGWNGDIQNSYALEFLSREYDLLVNYYDENNLLLNLMSIKTRARMKVGFGTVGPDFNDLILETPISDFKTFKAELKKYLGVFKEI; encoded by the coding sequence ATGTTTTTAAAAGGAATTAAGGACAAGTTTAAGCAGAAATCCGGTCTAAAATATATTAAACAGGAACTTGAAAAACCTGTCAATAAGAGTACCGGAAAGAAAGGAATACGTTCTTTGGGTTGCATTGTGGATTTGGACAAGTTTGATAAATCTGACCTATTTTATCAGTTTTTGGACGATTTTTCCTTGAGGCCAAACGCGGTCAAGATTATAGGCTATAAGAGTTTTTACGATAAAAATTCCCCGTACTCAACGCCCATATTTTCTGACAAGGATTTAGGGTGGAACGGCGACATCCAAAATAGTTATGCACTGGAGTTCCTGAGCAGGGAATATGATTTGTTGGTAAACTATTATGACGAGAACAACCTGCTTTTAAACCTGATGTCCATTAAGACAAGGGCAAGGATGAAAGTAGGTTTTGGAACAGTTGGCCCAGATTTCAACGACCTAATTCTAGAAACCCCAATATCCGATTTTAAAACGTTCAAGGCTGAGTTAAAAAAGTATTTAGGCGTTTTTAAAGAAATATAA
- a CDS encoding GNAT family N-acetyltransferase → MKQEELLRTDSGNAAFKELVQLLDADLALRDGEDTAFYSQFNGIAKLGHCIVYSLNGTALGCGAFKQFDDNSIEVKRMYVDPKMRGKGIASKILKALEAWARELGFTYCVLETGLRQPEAIALYKKNGYTVTANYPPYVGVDNSVCFRKKLDL, encoded by the coding sequence ATGAAACAGGAAGAACTACTTAGAACTGATTCCGGCAATGCGGCCTTTAAAGAACTCGTTCAATTATTGGATGCGGATTTGGCCCTGCGCGATGGTGAGGATACTGCCTTTTATTCCCAATTTAATGGCATAGCCAAATTAGGGCACTGCATTGTCTACTCCTTGAATGGCACGGCATTAGGCTGTGGGGCCTTTAAACAATTTGACGATAACAGCATAGAGGTGAAGCGCATGTATGTGGACCCAAAAATGAGGGGCAAGGGCATTGCCTCCAAAATTTTGAAGGCCCTTGAGGCATGGGCTCGGGAACTAGGCTTTACATATTGCGTACTGGAAACGGGACTGCGCCAGCCCGAGGCCATAGCTTTATACAAAAAGAACGGGTATACCGTAACGGCGAACTACCCACCCTATGTGGGCGTGGACAACAGTGTGTGTTTTAGAAAGAAATTAGATTTATAA
- a CDS encoding DUF2971 domain-containing protein, with the protein MKNINYPTIIYKYRDWNNPYHKNILLSNELYLSSPKDFNDPFDCRIYKNFTILDSKEKIELFIENFCEKHGEYLIDENRDVESVKNDLRKSLSNLAEFQRMQEFAESKAMDENYGILSLTARWNSILMWSHYGNNHQGFCIGFNEEKMRNSGLFNNGGPVTYRNDFPEINPLTEEESLEVMFLQTHSKAKDWTYEKEYRLIKLFYPDTPTNDERKVFVSDNLIEEVNLGLNISQENREQIVLECKRRNIPVFQLIKEPFKFELNRTKL; encoded by the coding sequence TTGAAAAACATTAACTATCCAACAATAATTTACAAGTATCGTGATTGGAATAATCCATATCACAAGAACATTTTGCTGTCAAACGAACTCTATTTATCATCACCAAAAGATTTTAATGACCCCTTTGATTGTAGAATTTATAAAAACTTTACGATTCTCGATTCTAAAGAAAAAATCGAACTTTTTATTGAAAATTTTTGCGAAAAACACGGAGAATACCTGATTGATGAAAATAGAGATGTTGAATCAGTTAAAAATGATTTGAGAAAATCACTGTCAAATCTCGCTGAATTTCAAAGAATGCAGGAATTTGCGGAATCAAAAGCGATGGATGAAAACTATGGAATTTTATCATTGACTGCAAGATGGAATTCCATACTTATGTGGTCACATTACGGCAACAATCATCAAGGTTTCTGTATTGGATTTAATGAAGAAAAAATGCGGAATTCTGGACTTTTTAATAATGGTGGTCCAGTAACTTATAGAAATGACTTTCCAGAAATTAATCCCTTGACAGAAGAAGAAAGTTTAGAAGTTATGTTTTTGCAAACTCATAGTAAGGCAAAAGATTGGACGTATGAGAAAGAATATCGGTTGATAAAATTATTTTATCCAGACACACCGACTAATGACGAAAGGAAAGTGTTTGTTAGTGATAATTTAATAGAAGAAGTCAATTTAGGCTTAAACATATCACAAGAAAACAGAGAGCAGATAGTTTTAGAATGCAAAAGGCGGAATATACCTGTATTTCAGTTAATAAAGGAGCCTTTTAAATTTGAACTGAATAGAACTAAATTATAA
- a CDS encoding 5'-nucleotidase C-terminal domain-containing protein — protein MTKLKHFDVLKIKHFVIFITFLYCISCQNNTELLTKIEGKQIVIDSTDAIVDSIASFILPYHTHVEEVLDSALAYAPWDITKTDGPYNTTAGNLMADIILEQAAPLFKSRTGKNLDFVLLNHGGIRSSITKGKVSARTAFEVMPFENNIAVVELRGKSVKDMLNYLIRSKRAHPVAGIQLVLNKDDSIKSLKIRGEPFDEDKNYYVATSDYLVSGGDDMMFFKDALEVTDIDYKIRSAMIDYFTKVDTLSPKVDLRYYKVE, from the coding sequence ATGACGAAGTTAAAACACTTTGACGTTTTAAAAATAAAACATTTTGTTATATTTATAACTTTTTTATATTGTATCTCATGTCAAAACAATACTGAGCTCCTCACTAAAATTGAAGGCAAACAAATAGTTATTGACAGTACAGATGCTATTGTAGACTCAATCGCCTCCTTTATTCTGCCCTATCACACTCATGTGGAAGAAGTATTGGACAGTGCCTTGGCCTACGCTCCATGGGACATAACCAAAACTGATGGTCCATATAATACTACCGCTGGTAATCTTATGGCCGATATAATTCTGGAACAGGCCGCTCCCCTTTTTAAAAGTAGGACTGGAAAGAACCTGGATTTTGTGTTATTGAACCATGGGGGTATTCGCTCCAGTATCACAAAAGGGAAGGTATCGGCCCGTACAGCCTTTGAGGTAATGCCTTTTGAAAACAATATTGCCGTGGTGGAACTGCGCGGAAAATCCGTCAAGGACATGTTGAACTATCTTATCCGATCTAAAAGGGCCCATCCCGTTGCCGGTATTCAGTTGGTATTGAACAAGGACGATAGTATAAAATCGCTAAAAATCAGAGGCGAGCCCTTTGATGAGGACAAAAACTATTATGTGGCCACATCAGACTACTTAGTATCCGGTGGTGATGATATGATGTTTTTTAAGGATGCCTTGGAAGTGACGGACATCGACTATAAAATTAGGAGTGCCATGATCGATTATTTTACCAAAGTGGATACGCTTTCCCCTAAAGTGGATCTGAGATATTATAAGGTGGAATGA
- a CDS encoding outer membrane protein assembly factor BamD produces MRQFFVLGLLLAMLQSCSEYQKVLKKDDVKAKYDLAEKYYDEGDFKRANRLFEQIAPKYVGKPQGERVMFFLANSYFERGDYNMAGYQFERFIKSYPKSEKLAEASFLGAKSYYMLSPRYSLDQTDTDKALAKLQNFINVYTESEYFTEANAMAQELTTKKEKKAFEILKQYNRLGEFNYDMLKSAIAASENFISDFPGSIYREDAYFVKVDALTHLAMNSFESLQQERLAEAREAYNVLKKQYPNTKYEKESANLLERINKESQKFITEESK; encoded by the coding sequence ATGAGGCAATTTTTTGTTTTGGGTCTGTTGTTGGCTATGTTACAATCTTGTAGCGAGTATCAAAAAGTACTCAAGAAGGATGATGTGAAGGCCAAATATGATTTGGCCGAAAAATATTATGACGAGGGCGATTTTAAACGGGCCAACCGTTTGTTCGAGCAAATCGCTCCCAAATATGTAGGAAAGCCTCAGGGAGAAAGGGTTATGTTCTTCTTGGCCAACAGTTATTTTGAGCGAGGGGATTACAATATGGCCGGGTATCAGTTCGAACGCTTTATAAAATCGTATCCCAAAAGTGAGAAATTGGCAGAAGCCAGCTTCTTAGGAGCCAAAAGCTATTACATGCTTTCCCCACGATATTCCTTGGACCAAACGGATACGGACAAGGCCTTGGCCAAATTACAGAACTTTATCAACGTGTATACGGAATCTGAATATTTTACGGAAGCCAATGCCATGGCCCAAGAGCTTACAACAAAAAAGGAAAAAAAGGCGTTTGAGATATTAAAGCAGTATAATAGGCTTGGTGAATTTAATTATGACATGCTAAAATCCGCTATTGCCGCCAGTGAGAATTTCATTTCGGATTTTCCTGGTTCCATTTACAGGGAAGATGCTTACTTTGTGAAAGTAGATGCCTTGACCCATTTGGCGATGAACAGTTTTGAAAGCTTACAGCAGGAAAGACTTGCGGAGGCCCGGGAAGCATATAACGTCCTAAAAAAGCAATATCCAAACACGAAATACGAAAAAGAATCCGCTAATCTCCTTGAGAGGATTAACAAGGAATCACAAAAATTCATCACAGAAGAATCAAAATAA